A DNA window from Oscillatoria sp. FACHB-1406 contains the following coding sequences:
- a CDS encoding DUF308 domain-containing protein — MTANIEPNTTKRLNSPLWLSIILIVLGIVAIALPNISTLVTETWVALILISAGGAKLGYAFQTRDRGGLLWQVLLAILYVATGILLFSAPLTGVLTLTLLLGSFLLTEGVFESILAFRLRPQANWSWLLINGVVTFLLGLMIWFQWPFNAPWLIGTLIGVSVLFTGISRLSFSLQQPKLPGDSSQQSA, encoded by the coding sequence ATGACCGCGAACATTGAGCCTAATACCACTAAAAGATTGAATAGTCCCCTCTGGTTAAGCATTATATTAATTGTGTTAGGGATTGTAGCGATCGCCCTACCGAATATTTCTACCCTCGTTACTGAAACTTGGGTTGCACTAATTTTGATTTCTGCTGGGGGTGCAAAATTGGGCTATGCTTTTCAAACCCGCGATCGCGGCGGTTTATTGTGGCAAGTTTTACTAGCCATTCTCTACGTTGCCACGGGTATATTACTATTCTCCGCCCCTTTAACTGGCGTTCTCACTCTGACGTTATTGTTAGGCAGCTTTTTATTAACGGAAGGAGTTTTTGAATCGATTTTGGCGTTTCGTTTGCGTCCGCAAGCAAACTGGTCGTGGCTCCTCATTAACGGTGTAGTAACATTTTTACTAGGTTTAATGATTTGGTTCCAATGGCCGTTTAATGCGCCTTGGCTGATCGGCACGCTAATCGGTGTCAGCGTTTTATTTACCGGCATCTCTCGCCTATCTTTTTCGTTACAGCAGCCGAAGTTACCTGGAGATTCCAGCCAACAATCAGCATAA
- a CDS encoding photosystem II high light acclimation radical SAM protein — MAQRILYVRLPCNPIFPIGAVYLADHIHKCFPQVEQRIFDLGTVPPLDFTEALDRAIDDFQPTLLVYSWRDIQIYAPVGGRGGNPLQNAFEVYYAKNPLLRLRGAIGGLKVATAYYGELWRNQGLIRRGLKRARRYHSEARAVVGGGAVSVFYEQMKTLLPKGTVVSIGEGELLLEKLLRGQDFLDERCYIVGETQPRDRTIHEFPTPIEKTACNYDYIARIWPEFDYYLQDNDFYIGVQTKRGCPHNCCYCVYTVVEGKQVRINPADEVVKEMRQLYDRGIRNFWFTDAQFIPARKYIDDAIELLQKILDSGMTDIHWASYIRADNLTPELCDLMAKTGMNYFEIGITSGSQELVRKMRMGYNLRTVLQNCRDLKVAGFNDIVSVNYSFNVIDETFDTIRQTVTYHRELEAIFGADKVEPAIFFIGLQPHTHLEEYAFKNDVLKPGYNPMSLMPWTAKKLLWNPEPLGSFFGEVCLQAWKRNPNDFGREVMKILEERLGRAELEEALTAPLVEKQALNQKLVIPI; from the coding sequence ATGGCCCAGCGAATTTTATACGTCCGCCTTCCCTGCAACCCCATCTTTCCCATCGGTGCAGTCTATTTAGCCGACCACATTCATAAGTGTTTCCCCCAAGTCGAACAGCGAATTTTCGATCTGGGGACGGTTCCTCCCTTGGATTTTACAGAAGCGTTGGATCGCGCGATCGACGACTTTCAGCCCACCCTCCTCGTTTACTCTTGGCGGGACATCCAAATCTACGCCCCCGTTGGGGGTCGGGGCGGTAACCCGTTACAGAATGCCTTTGAAGTCTATTATGCTAAAAATCCCCTTTTGCGACTGCGGGGCGCGATCGGCGGCTTAAAAGTCGCAACGGCGTATTACGGCGAACTCTGGCGCAATCAAGGTTTAATTAGGCGCGGTTTGAAGCGGGCGAGGCGCTACCATAGCGAAGCGCGCGCTGTGGTTGGGGGCGGTGCGGTAAGCGTTTTTTACGAACAGATGAAAACCTTGCTTCCGAAGGGAACGGTGGTGTCGATTGGGGAGGGCGAACTGTTGTTGGAGAAGTTGCTGCGAGGGCAAGATTTTCTCGACGAACGCTGCTATATTGTCGGGGAAACGCAACCGCGCGATCGCACCATCCACGAATTCCCCACCCCCATCGAGAAAACAGCCTGCAACTACGACTATATCGCCCGTATTTGGCCGGAATTTGACTACTACTTACAAGATAACGACTTTTATATTGGCGTTCAAACCAAACGCGGCTGTCCTCACAATTGCTGTTACTGCGTTTATACGGTCGTTGAGGGCAAACAAGTTCGCATTAATCCAGCCGATGAAGTCGTCAAAGAAATGCGGCAACTCTACGATCGCGGGATTCGTAACTTTTGGTTTACTGACGCACAGTTTATCCCCGCCCGCAAGTATATCGACGACGCGATCGAACTGCTTCAAAAAATCCTCGATTCCGGGATGACAGATATTCATTGGGCTTCCTATATTCGTGCCGATAATCTCACGCCGGAACTGTGCGATCTGATGGCAAAAACCGGCATGAACTACTTTGAAATCGGGATTACCAGCGGTTCTCAAGAACTGGTTCGCAAAATGCGAATGGGCTACAATTTACGCACCGTCCTGCAAAATTGCCGCGATCTCAAAGTGGCTGGATTTAACGATATCGTCTCCGTTAACTACTCCTTTAACGTCATCGACGAAACCTTCGATACCATTCGACAAACTGTTACCTATCATCGCGAACTCGAAGCGATTTTCGGTGCGGATAAAGTCGAACCCGCTATTTTCTTCATTGGCTTGCAACCGCATACTCACCTCGAAGAATATGCCTTTAAAAATGACGTTCTCAAACCGGGTTATAACCCCATGAGCTTAATGCCTTGGACTGCGAAAAAACTGCTCTGGAATCCCGAACCGTTAGGCTCTTTCTTTGGGGAAGTTTGCCTGCAAGCGTGGAAGCGAAACCCTAACGATTTTGGGCGCGAAGTGATGAAAATTTTGGAGGAAAGATTGGGACGGGCAGAATTAGAAGAAGCGTTAACCGCGCCGCTTGTAGAGAAACAAGCACTTAACCAGAAACTTGTTATACCAATTTAA
- a CDS encoding DUF1830 domain-containing protein, with the protein MAQIFDPVPDTEKAPLLCCYVNATSQIQVVRITNIPNWYFERVVFPGQRLVFEALPEAFLEIHTGMMASSILSDTIPCERLRISEELEGNLELESDAPVENTDNNQQISTESLATV; encoded by the coding sequence ATGGCTCAAATTTTTGACCCAGTTCCGGATACCGAAAAAGCCCCTCTACTCTGCTGCTACGTGAACGCGACCAGTCAGATTCAAGTAGTACGCATTACCAACATTCCCAATTGGTATTTTGAGCGCGTGGTTTTTCCCGGACAACGTTTAGTTTTTGAAGCCCTACCCGAAGCCTTTTTAGAAATTCACACGGGTATGATGGCGAGTTCCATTCTTTCCGATACGATTCCCTGCGAGCGCCTGCGTATTAGTGAGGAACTAGAAGGGAATCTTGAATTAGAAAGCGATGCTCCTGTGGAAAATACCGATAACAATCAACAGATTTCGACAGAATCCCTGGCTACTGTATAA
- a CDS encoding Uma2 family endonuclease, which yields MVQTPLSSQTLYPDSDGKPMADNTEQYEWIVRLATNLKHLLKDKIAFVAGDLLWYPVQVSEPPAPCQAPDVMVAFGRPMGYRGSYKQWEEDNIAPQVVFEILSPKNTRREMAQKQKFYENYGVLEAYYYDPQRQDFWGFVREDSEDVFTLITALYLPWTSPLLQIRFERFEDGLSVFHPDGELFADPEASMLERDEARSERDEARSERDEARLREEEARVKLSQALAKLQELGIDPDVL from the coding sequence ATGGTTCAAACCCCCCTCTCTTCCCAAACCCTATATCCCGATTCAGACGGGAAACCGATGGCAGATAACACCGAGCAATATGAGTGGATTGTCCGTTTAGCGACCAATCTCAAGCATTTATTGAAAGATAAAATTGCCTTTGTTGCGGGAGATTTGCTGTGGTATCCCGTACAAGTTAGCGAACCGCCCGCCCCCTGCCAAGCGCCTGATGTAATGGTTGCTTTCGGTCGCCCGATGGGATATCGAGGCAGTTACAAACAATGGGAAGAAGATAATATTGCACCTCAAGTGGTGTTCGAGATTCTCTCTCCCAAAAACACCCGTCGGGAAATGGCACAAAAGCAGAAGTTTTATGAAAATTATGGGGTATTAGAGGCTTATTATTACGACCCACAGCGTCAAGATTTCTGGGGTTTTGTGCGGGAAGATTCCGAAGATGTTTTCACGTTGATAACGGCGTTATATTTACCTTGGACATCGCCTTTATTACAGATACGGTTTGAGCGATTTGAAGATGGGTTATCTGTATTTCATCCAGATGGCGAACTGTTTGCCGACCCGGAAGCGAGTATGCTGGAACGGGATGAGGCCCGTAGCGAACGAGATGAGGCACGTAGCGAACGAGATGAAGCACGTTTGAGAGAAGAAGAAGCCCGGGTTAAATTGAGTCAAGCTTTAGCAAAACTTCAGGAGTTGGGGATCGATCCGGATGTTCTGTAA
- a CDS encoding GTP-binding protein: MSFPRLVALIVGLSVIIGMMLWLVNSIYRLYIQVSFTAPLLGNFLLLLIIVLLGLVIAAFFYYFNLVTGKGTRRGGTKRRPNLKLPEQKTEAASETLKAVRKQVGQIQDRVAQKALLERSREIEASLARGELRVAVFGTGSAGKTSLVNSLIGEMVGEVGAPMGTTQNGATYTLELKGLDRQILITDTPGILEMGTMGTQREELARQLAAEADLLLFVVDNDLRSSEYEPLRMLAEIGKRSLLVFNKSDLYSDRDRETILAHLRDRTKSFIGPSDLISVAANPQPAHLETGELVKPEPEIIPLIKRLAAVLRAEGEDLVADNILLQSQRLGAEARRIIDNQRKRQADKIMTRYQWIGAGVIAVTPVPVVDILATAAINAQMVVEIGKVYGVDLDTENGKELALSLGKTLVSLGVVKGAVQLLSTALQFQVTTYLIGKAIQGVTAAYLTRIAGKSFIEYFRRDQDWGDGGMTEVVQRQFKLVQKEEFLKVFVKDAIARVVDPIKATLEPEALLGTGEEEPLEIEQMEAELVVGEEEDDWEKPQRKLNEEW; encoded by the coding sequence ATGTCCTTTCCCCGCCTCGTGGCGCTGATTGTCGGTCTCAGCGTCATCATCGGGATGATGCTGTGGTTGGTCAATTCGATTTACCGACTCTATATTCAAGTTTCGTTTACCGCGCCGCTATTGGGCAATTTTTTGCTGCTGTTGATTATCGTTCTGTTGGGGCTAGTCATTGCGGCGTTTTTCTACTATTTCAACTTGGTGACGGGGAAAGGGACGCGCCGAGGGGGTACGAAACGCCGCCCGAATCTGAAGTTACCGGAACAGAAAACCGAAGCAGCTTCGGAAACGCTCAAAGCGGTACGCAAACAGGTGGGGCAAATTCAGGATCGCGTTGCTCAAAAGGCGCTGTTGGAGCGATCGCGGGAAATTGAAGCTAGTTTAGCACGCGGGGAGTTGCGCGTTGCCGTCTTTGGCACGGGTTCGGCGGGCAAAACCTCGCTGGTGAACAGTTTAATCGGCGAGATGGTGGGGGAAGTGGGCGCGCCGATGGGAACGACGCAAAACGGTGCAACGTACACCTTAGAACTGAAGGGACTCGATCGCCAAATTTTAATTACCGATACGCCCGGTATCCTGGAAATGGGGACGATGGGGACGCAGCGGGAAGAGTTAGCGCGGCAGTTGGCGGCGGAGGCGGATTTATTGCTGTTTGTGGTCGATAATGACCTGCGATCTTCAGAATACGAACCGTTGCGAATGCTGGCGGAAATTGGCAAGCGATCGCTGTTGGTGTTTAATAAGAGCGATTTGTACAGCGATCGCGATCGCGAAACCATTCTCGCTCATTTGCGCGATCGCACCAAAAGCTTCATCGGCCCATCTGACTTAATTTCCGTCGCCGCCAACCCCCAGCCCGCCCACCTCGAAACCGGCGAACTCGTCAAGCCCGAACCCGAAATCATCCCCCTCATCAAGCGCCTCGCCGCCGTTCTGCGTGCCGAAGGTGAAGACTTAGTGGCAGATAACATCCTCCTGCAATCCCAGCGTCTCGGGGCGGAAGCGCGCCGCATCATCGATAACCAGCGCAAACGCCAAGCCGATAAAATTATGACTCGCTATCAATGGATTGGTGCGGGAGTGATTGCCGTTACGCCCGTTCCTGTCGTCGATATTCTCGCCACCGCCGCGATTAACGCCCAAATGGTCGTCGAAATCGGTAAAGTTTATGGCGTAGATTTAGATACCGAAAATGGCAAAGAATTAGCGCTATCTTTAGGCAAAACTTTAGTGAGTTTAGGCGTGGTAAAAGGGGCGGTGCAACTGCTTTCTACAGCATTGCAATTTCAGGTGACAACCTATTTAATCGGGAAAGCCATTCAAGGCGTAACGGCAGCTTATTTAACCCGTATTGCCGGTAAAAGTTTTATCGAATACTTCCGCCGCGACCAAGATTGGGGAGATGGCGGTATGACGGAAGTGGTGCAGCGTCAGTTTAAGTTGGTGCAGAAGGAAGAGTTTCTCAAGGTTTTTGTTAAAGATGCGATCGCGCGCGTCGTCGATCCGATTAAAGCCACCCTCGAACCGGAAGCGCTACTCGGAACGGGCGAAGAAGAACCTCTAGAAATCGAACAAATGGAAGCAGAACTCGTTGTTGGCGAAGAAGAAGATGATTGGGAAAAGCCGCAACGCAAGCTGAATGAGGAGTGGTAG
- a CDS encoding DUF3465 domain-containing protein, protein MGSAHYTLAAPIPLPVRAVKGNEQVLQDAFQNRRTNIQVESQGVVTKILSDDSDGSRHQRFIVRLSSGQTLLMAHNIDIAPRIEGLKVGDRVAFFGEYEWNTQGGVIHWTHRDPVGRHVAGWIRHNGRTYQ, encoded by the coding sequence ATGGGTTCTGCACATTATACCCTTGCTGCTCCAATTCCCCTGCCAGTCCGAGCGGTTAAAGGCAACGAACAAGTTTTACAAGATGCCTTTCAAAATCGTCGAACTAACATTCAAGTTGAAAGTCAAGGTGTTGTTACAAAAATTCTTAGCGATGATAGCGACGGTAGCCGCCATCAACGTTTCATCGTGCGTTTGAGTTCCGGACAAACGCTATTAATGGCTCATAATATCGATATTGCACCGAGGATTGAGGGGTTAAAAGTTGGCGATCGCGTTGCATTTTTTGGCGAGTACGAATGGAATACACAAGGAGGGGTGATTCACTGGACGCATCGAGATCCGGTGGGACGGCACGTTGCCGGATGGATTCGGCACAATGGTAGAACTTATCAATAA
- a CDS encoding iron uptake porin, which yields MSIRVSNVTTSKMRSLQGSLLFLSAALLASGTARAEDALPSDISTVLEEIQQYSSEQGQTVQGASKFRDVRPTDWAFQALDDLIKRYDCLVGYPDGTFRGNRPLTRYEFAAGLNACLNQIERLIGSATNLVTREDLEILRRLLQEFETELASLGARVDNLEARTVFLEDHQFSTTTKLVGEVSMGLTSLFSGDDFQGNDLDEQTLFGARSRLEFHSSFSGKDTLMIRLQANGLGNFNDVTGTPEGSLGIATGTGNSLGIDALNYRFPLGDNTSVFVAAAGATTNDIANTITPFDGSDGATLAPSYFATRNSVYYIPNGAGIGIQHAFSDFLEVSAGYFASEANDPGPGKGLFNGPYGLFGQITVNPTENITLAFAYANGYNNDPGVGSNRANLRSFVESQFGASLPISSNTYTALASFQINPGLILGGWVGYTTTRTLAEVEVSDPLGTGTVTLGRGDYRAWNWAAMAAFPDLGKEGSMGGLIFGMEPKVTGATSNINDVIGTDPSTSFHIEGFYQYPINDNISITPAIMWLTAPDHNASNNDILIGIIRTTFSF from the coding sequence ATGTCAATTCGAGTATCAAACGTTACAACATCGAAAATGCGATCGCTGCAAGGATCGCTGCTATTCTTGAGCGCAGCGCTATTAGCATCCGGAACAGCCCGAGCCGAAGACGCGCTCCCATCGGACATCAGCACCGTCTTAGAAGAAATCCAACAGTACAGCAGCGAGCAAGGGCAAACTGTCCAAGGAGCCTCCAAATTCCGCGACGTTCGCCCCACCGACTGGGCGTTTCAGGCCCTCGACGACCTCATTAAGCGCTATGACTGCCTCGTTGGTTATCCCGACGGGACATTTCGAGGCAACCGCCCGCTAACGCGCTACGAATTCGCCGCCGGACTCAATGCCTGCTTGAACCAAATCGAGCGCTTAATCGGCTCCGCAACCAATCTCGTCACGCGCGAAGACTTAGAAATTTTGCGGCGACTGTTGCAAGAATTTGAAACCGAACTCGCCAGCTTGGGAGCGCGAGTCGATAACCTCGAAGCGCGAACCGTATTTCTCGAAGACCATCAATTTTCCACCACCACTAAACTGGTTGGCGAAGTTTCGATGGGATTGACCAGTTTATTTTCTGGGGATGACTTCCAAGGAAACGATCTCGATGAACAAACGCTCTTCGGCGCGCGATCGCGCCTCGAATTCCACAGCAGTTTCAGCGGCAAAGACACCTTAATGATACGGCTGCAAGCCAACGGATTGGGCAACTTCAACGATGTCACCGGCACTCCCGAAGGTTCCCTCGGCATTGCCACCGGAACGGGAAATAGCCTTGGCATCGATGCCCTCAACTATCGCTTCCCCCTCGGTGACAACACTTCCGTTTTCGTCGCCGCTGCTGGGGCAACAACCAACGACATCGCCAACACGATTACGCCCTTTGATGGGAGCGACGGCGCAACCTTAGCGCCCAGCTATTTCGCCACCCGCAACAGCGTTTACTACATCCCCAACGGCGCGGGAATCGGCATTCAGCACGCCTTTAGCGACTTTCTTGAAGTCAGCGCCGGTTATTTTGCTAGCGAAGCCAACGATCCCGGCCCGGGTAAAGGCTTATTCAACGGTCCTTATGGACTTTTTGGGCAAATTACCGTTAATCCGACCGAAAACATTACCCTCGCTTTTGCTTACGCCAACGGTTACAACAACGATCCCGGAGTTGGTAGCAATCGAGCGAACTTGCGATCGTTTGTCGAGAGTCAATTCGGTGCGAGTTTGCCGATTTCCAGCAATACCTACACCGCCCTCGCCTCCTTCCAAATCAACCCAGGGCTGATTTTAGGCGGTTGGGTTGGCTATACCACCACTCGCACCCTCGCTGAGGTGGAAGTTAGCGATCCTCTCGGTACGGGGACGGTAACGCTGGGGCGCGGCGACTATCGGGCGTGGAATTGGGCGGCGATGGCAGCCTTCCCCGATTTAGGAAAGGAAGGCAGCATGGGCGGTTTGATTTTCGGGATGGAGCCGAAAGTAACGGGCGCGACTTCTAATATTAACGATGTCATCGGTACGGATCCGAGTACGTCGTTCCATATTGAAGGGTTTTATCAGTATCCAATTAACGACAATATTTCGATTACACCAGCGATAATGTGGTTAACAGCGCCCGACCATAATGCGAGTAATAACGACATTTTAATCGGGATAATTCGGACGACTTTTTCTTTCTAA
- a CDS encoding multicopper oxidase domain-containing protein, producing MSNSLLPKISGRSRRQFLEWGLTGVGAIGGAIALRSFLSDRTAPRVPEIVVPSPTETPNGFSPTAIAREFDYGVLKREGGKIIREFRLTARTTPLQLNSAVSFVSWNVNGRVPGPTLRATAGDRVRIIFHNEAGHSHSLHFHGTHPPEADGVMPIRNGKETIYEFTAEPFGVHLYHCHIAPIARHISKGLYGMFIVDPPQARPPADEIVLVMGGYDLNNDKRNELYAFNGLPDYYRSHPLKIYQNQLVRLYLLNMVEFDAALSFHIHGNLFRVYRTGRSLIPAEETDVITMGTAERHILEFSYPYAGRYMFHPHQDEIAERGCMGLFDVLPA from the coding sequence ATGTCCAATTCTCTGCTACCCAAAATTTCCGGTCGAAGTCGCCGCCAATTTCTCGAATGGGGACTGACGGGAGTTGGAGCGATCGGGGGCGCGATCGCTCTGCGTTCTTTCCTTTCCGATCGAACTGCGCCGCGCGTCCCGGAGATCGTTGTTCCCTCACCGACGGAAACCCCGAATGGCTTCAGCCCAACCGCGATCGCGCGCGAGTTCGACTACGGTGTTCTGAAGCGAGAAGGGGGAAAAATCATTCGCGAGTTTCGCCTCACGGCTCGTACCACGCCCTTACAACTGAATAGCGCCGTCTCTTTCGTGAGTTGGAACGTTAACGGGCGCGTCCCCGGGCCGACGCTACGCGCCACGGCTGGCGATCGCGTTCGCATTATCTTCCACAACGAAGCCGGACATTCCCACAGCCTCCACTTCCACGGCACGCACCCCCCCGAAGCGGACGGCGTAATGCCGATTCGTAACGGCAAAGAAACCATCTACGAATTCACTGCCGAACCTTTTGGCGTTCACCTCTACCATTGCCATATTGCCCCGATCGCGCGTCATATCAGTAAAGGATTGTACGGAATGTTCATCGTCGATCCGCCCCAAGCACGTCCCCCCGCCGACGAAATCGTATTGGTTATGGGCGGCTACGATCTCAACAACGACAAACGCAACGAACTGTATGCGTTTAACGGCTTGCCCGACTATTACAGGTCGCATCCGCTCAAGATTTACCAAAATCAGCTTGTAAGGCTCTATTTACTGAATATGGTCGAGTTTGACGCGGCTTTAAGCTTCCATATCCACGGAAATCTGTTCCGCGTCTATCGAACTGGGCGATCGCTAATTCCGGCAGAAGAAACCGATGTCATCACGATGGGGACGGCAGAACGCCACATTTTAGAGTTTTCTTATCCCTATGCCGGCCGCTATATGTTCCATCCCCACCAAGACGAGATTGCCGAACGCGGCTGTATGGGATTATTTGACGTGCTTCCGGCTTGA
- a CDS encoding pyridoxine 5'-phosphate synthase, with amino-acid sequence MLTLGVNIDHIATVRQARRTVEPDPVAAAVLAELGGADGITVHLREDRRHIQDRDVRLLRQTVRTHLNLEMAPTAEMVEIALELKPDYVTLVPERREEVTTEGGLNLLGDFPRYEEVVARLQGAEIPVSWFIDADEAQIEAAGKTGAKFIELHTGKYADASDEEARKQELALLIAGCQQAQALGLRVNAGHGLTYWNVYPVACIEGMEELNIGHSIISRAVLVGLERAVREMKLAMRGEV; translated from the coding sequence GTGCTAACTCTAGGCGTTAATATCGACCACATTGCCACCGTCCGACAAGCCAGACGAACCGTAGAACCCGATCCCGTGGCGGCGGCAGTTTTAGCAGAACTTGGCGGTGCGGATGGTATTACCGTTCACTTGCGCGAAGATCGGCGACATATTCAAGATCGAGATGTACGCTTATTACGGCAAACCGTTCGCACCCATCTCAATTTAGAAATGGCTCCTACCGCAGAAATGGTTGAGATTGCTCTCGAGCTTAAGCCCGACTACGTGACTCTGGTTCCAGAACGGCGGGAAGAGGTAACAACAGAAGGCGGACTCAATCTGCTGGGCGATTTCCCGCGCTACGAAGAAGTCGTTGCACGCTTGCAAGGGGCGGAAATTCCCGTCAGTTGGTTTATCGATGCAGACGAGGCGCAAATCGAGGCAGCAGGAAAAACTGGTGCTAAATTTATCGAACTGCATACGGGAAAGTATGCCGATGCGTCCGATGAGGAGGCGCGCAAGCAGGAGTTGGCGTTGTTAATCGCCGGTTGTCAGCAGGCGCAGGCGCTCGGGTTGCGAGTCAATGCAGGACACGGTTTAACCTACTGGAACGTCTATCCCGTGGCGTGCATTGAGGGGATGGAAGAATTGAATATCGGTCACAGTATTATCAGCCGTGCGGTTTTGGTAGGTTTGGAGCGAGCGGTGCGAGAGATGAAGTTGGCGATGCGGGGAGAGGTGTGA
- a CDS encoding MgPME-cyclase complex family protein, whose product MTTYYYVLASQKFLLEEEPFEEVLKERTRHYHDHNKELDFWLVKEPAFLEAPEFAEIKKQCPQPSVAVISTNHNFINWLKLRLEYALKGEFEAPSDTIPEPLASLAAVA is encoded by the coding sequence ATGACCACTTACTACTACGTTTTAGCCAGTCAAAAGTTTTTGCTCGAGGAAGAACCCTTTGAAGAAGTCTTGAAGGAACGGACTCGCCACTACCACGACCACAATAAAGAACTCGATTTTTGGTTGGTCAAAGAACCGGCATTCCTGGAAGCGCCGGAATTTGCTGAAATTAAGAAGCAATGTCCGCAACCGTCTGTAGCGGTCATCAGCACAAATCACAATTTTATTAATTGGTTGAAGTTGCGTTTAGAATATGCCCTCAAAGGCGAGTTTGAAGCGCCTTCGGATACCATTCCCGAACCGTTGGCTTCCTTAGCTGCCGTTGCTTAG